The Armatimonadota bacterium genome includes a window with the following:
- the xerD gene encoding tyrosine recombinase XerD, giving the protein MADSVPLVLLQGPVTVSEAVSDFLRHCRARGLSRSTVTLNEGVLSRLVEQAGELRLEQLSQKHLQSFLLQVSKGRKPSTVQRYYNALQAFGKHLRSLGHPDPAEGLPRPKAPRPVIEPLAQQEVEAMVASCPDTPLGRRDRLVLLLLVDCGLRASELAALRLDDVDTSECVLLVRCGKGGKPRRVPFGQTVAEALEDWLAVRGNVEAPQLIVNCYGQGVDRYRIGHIVRQAAERAGIRRRVGPHRLRHTCAVSYLRAGGDVFTLQRILGHADLTMTRRYTEVADTDVQEKHRLYSPADRLSVPSKTRKRVL; this is encoded by the coding sequence ATGGCAGACAGCGTTCCTCTTGTGCTCCTGCAGGGGCCTGTAACGGTCTCTGAGGCGGTCTCGGATTTCCTGCGTCATTGCCGTGCACGCGGCCTTTCACGGTCCACGGTGACGCTCAACGAAGGCGTCCTCTCCCGGCTCGTTGAACAGGCCGGGGAGCTTCGGCTGGAGCAGCTCTCTCAGAAGCACCTGCAATCCTTCCTGCTGCAGGTCAGCAAGGGCCGGAAGCCCTCCACCGTCCAGCGCTACTACAACGCACTGCAGGCGTTCGGCAAACACCTGCGCAGCCTCGGTCACCCGGACCCGGCGGAGGGGCTGCCCCGCCCGAAGGCACCGAGGCCGGTCATAGAGCCGCTGGCGCAGCAGGAGGTGGAGGCGATGGTGGCATCCTGCCCGGACACACCGCTAGGCCGCCGGGACCGTCTCGTCCTGCTGCTGCTGGTGGACTGCGGCCTGCGCGCCTCAGAGCTCGCAGCCCTCAGACTGGACGACGTGGACACGAGCGAGTGTGTCCTGCTGGTGCGTTGCGGCAAAGGCGGCAAACCGCGCCGCGTCCCGTTCGGTCAGACTGTCGCGGAGGCTCTGGAGGACTGGCTGGCGGTCCGTGGCAACGTCGAGGCACCGCAGCTCATCGTCAACTGCTACGGGCAGGGCGTGGACCGCTACCGCATCGGGCATATCGTGCGTCAGGCGGCGGAGCGCGCCGGTATCCGGCGCAGGGTTGGGCCGCACCGTCTGAGGCACACCTGCGCCGTCTCCTATCTGCGCGCCGGTGGGGATGTGTTCACGCTGCAGCGCATCCTCGGACACGCAGACCTGACGATGACGCGGCGGTATACGGAGGTGGCGGATACGGACGTCCAGGAGAAGCACCGGCTCTATTCACCGGCAGACCGGCTCTCGGTCCCGTCGAAGACGCGCAAGCGGGTGCTGTGA
- a CDS encoding type III restriction endonuclease subunit R, producing MAFRVTQRNASALEPLFKPWEEPTSHRQPNPEPGQPAIIAPGRRPSMVPLVRAIRAEVDTWRRGGYAGASETSRTLLHHWFDNEHLVKNEAGDLIPFRYHWAQREAIETFIYLYEVRRIRNVAELLFEFGDEQLADLALGIPPEEDRWARYCAKIATGAGKTKIMSLAIVWSYFHSLYEPNSDLARHFVVIAPNLTVYERLKDDFENCAIFYADPVIPEEWQSDLQLQVVLQDEPGGATTTGALYLTNIHRLYPSRDNGGEAHEDGGSAIFGPTVVRGRALDTGESLRARITAHPRLMVLNDEAHHLHDPDLAWNRAIDALHEESLQRGQRGLCLQLDFTATPKHNDGSLFRHIVVDFPLGEAVDAGIVKVPVLGESDELVVRGDEKAPAHERFGMHLQLGYQRYARTYKELRKVRKPVLFVMTEDAQAANEVAAYLDSDAFPLLKGRVLNIHTRLKGRIKTVTRGGRTFKEFVENETAMKPEDLRALRDMSRELDSPDSKFRCVVSVMMLREGWDVRNVTTIVPLRPYSAKSGILPEQTLGRGLRRMFPLGEIPEIVTVIEHPAFRKLYEEELAQEWPGIPVLPIREVFKQTVTIFVDHAHKDVEALEIEIPHLTDAVETTRELQGLTFEEVRDAFHEKFRPLPIGKKREGAIEYKERHLFTDEIVATMKLDAGLLNNAWSAPSYFAQMLGRACRISNPHQVLAPLVERFIAEVLFERRVDLYSGEVDHRMRDKDVMECIRATFRPLLLEKTVRQKKRQRISSGQRLSSWRPYQATSHEKRPAIPAQRTMFNLVPCDSDFEREFSDFLETAQDVVAFAKNAGPQKLMLDYLKPDGQRAFYVPDFFVRTARGDRYLVELKGRQDELVPLKASAAVEWCKTASAKGARWHYLYVPYHLFQQGAATAVAELARACEPSLKALLDEWKTKQMSLPLEEATAQSESEALFQRVLQEAGIVQPPPETSAVMQQAVSLLDHAVRSRQPTYAHAFQPLLGPLDELAVRILEKSLKPSIPMGGEASDRFFDPDLSHLPQRERALLEKNQRYLRENLVFGRYIQRLGTLLFCLDYAHQGGLSADGIWRAVHDAFSAPAFKELYNLLERVNKFRNTRVAHVETELNDAGVAWAEMKLWLQTLAKLYEVANC from the coding sequence ATGGCTTTCAGAGTCACCCAACGGAACGCATCCGCCCTGGAGCCGCTCTTCAAGCCCTGGGAAGAGCCGACGAGTCACCGCCAGCCCAACCCTGAGCCGGGGCAGCCGGCCATCATCGCGCCGGGGCGCCGGCCCAGCATGGTGCCGCTGGTGCGCGCCATCCGCGCCGAGGTGGATACCTGGCGGCGCGGCGGCTATGCCGGCGCCAGCGAAACTTCCCGCACCCTGCTGCATCACTGGTTCGACAACGAGCACCTGGTCAAGAACGAAGCCGGCGACCTGATTCCCTTCCGTTACCACTGGGCGCAGCGGGAGGCCATCGAAACATTCATCTACCTCTACGAAGTTCGTCGCATTCGCAACGTGGCCGAACTGCTATTTGAATTCGGCGATGAACAGCTGGCGGACCTTGCTTTGGGAATTCCGCCGGAGGAGGATCGCTGGGCCAGGTACTGCGCCAAGATCGCGACCGGCGCCGGCAAGACCAAGATCATGAGCCTGGCCATCGTCTGGAGCTACTTCCACAGCCTGTACGAGCCGAACTCCGACCTGGCGCGGCATTTCGTCGTCATTGCGCCCAACCTGACCGTCTACGAGCGCCTGAAAGACGACTTTGAGAACTGCGCCATCTTTTACGCCGACCCGGTCATCCCGGAGGAATGGCAGTCTGACTTGCAGCTGCAGGTCGTGCTGCAGGACGAACCCGGCGGCGCGACGACGACCGGAGCGCTCTACCTGACCAACATCCACCGCCTCTATCCCAGCCGCGACAACGGCGGCGAAGCGCATGAGGACGGGGGTTCGGCCATTTTCGGGCCGACGGTGGTGCGCGGCCGGGCGCTGGATACGGGCGAAAGCCTGCGCGCGCGCATCACCGCCCATCCACGCCTGATGGTGCTCAACGACGAAGCCCACCATCTGCATGATCCGGACCTGGCCTGGAACCGCGCCATCGACGCCCTGCATGAAGAAAGCTTGCAGCGCGGACAGCGCGGCCTGTGCCTGCAACTGGACTTTACGGCCACGCCCAAGCATAACGACGGCTCGCTCTTCCGTCACATCGTGGTGGACTTTCCTTTGGGCGAGGCGGTGGATGCTGGCATCGTCAAAGTGCCCGTGCTGGGTGAATCGGATGAGCTCGTCGTGCGCGGCGACGAGAAAGCGCCGGCCCATGAACGCTTTGGAATGCACCTGCAGCTTGGCTACCAGCGCTATGCCAGGACCTACAAGGAACTGCGCAAAGTGCGCAAGCCTGTGCTCTTTGTGATGACGGAGGACGCCCAAGCTGCCAACGAGGTCGCGGCTTATCTGGATAGCGATGCTTTTCCCCTGCTCAAAGGGCGCGTGCTCAACATTCACACCCGCCTGAAGGGCCGCATCAAGACGGTCACCCGCGGCGGCAGAACCTTCAAGGAGTTCGTGGAGAACGAAACGGCCATGAAGCCGGAGGACCTGCGCGCGCTGCGCGATATGTCGCGCGAGCTGGATAGCCCCGACAGCAAGTTCCGTTGCGTGGTTTCGGTGATGATGCTTCGCGAGGGCTGGGATGTGCGCAACGTGACCACCATCGTGCCGCTGCGCCCTTACTCGGCCAAGTCCGGCATTCTACCGGAACAGACCCTGGGGCGCGGTCTGCGCCGGATGTTCCCCCTGGGTGAGATTCCGGAAATCGTTACCGTGATCGAACATCCTGCCTTCCGGAAACTGTACGAGGAGGAACTGGCACAGGAGTGGCCGGGCATCCCCGTCTTGCCGATTCGGGAGGTCTTCAAGCAAACCGTCACGATCTTCGTGGATCACGCGCACAAGGACGTGGAGGCGCTCGAGATCGAAATCCCGCACCTTACCGACGCCGTCGAGACCACCCGGGAACTGCAAGGTCTGACCTTCGAGGAGGTGCGGGACGCGTTTCATGAAAAGTTCCGACCTTTGCCCATTGGGAAGAAGAGGGAAGGAGCTATCGAATACAAAGAACGGCACCTGTTCACTGATGAGATCGTGGCCACAATGAAGCTGGATGCCGGGCTGTTGAACAACGCCTGGTCTGCGCCGTCCTACTTTGCCCAGATGTTAGGGCGCGCCTGCCGCATCAGCAACCCGCACCAGGTACTGGCCCCGCTGGTCGAGCGTTTCATCGCCGAGGTGCTGTTCGAGCGCCGCGTGGACCTTTACAGCGGCGAGGTGGACCACCGGATGCGTGACAAGGACGTGATGGAGTGTATCCGCGCCACCTTCAGGCCGCTCCTTCTGGAAAAGACGGTTCGCCAGAAGAAGCGCCAGCGAATCAGCAGCGGGCAGCGCCTGTCGTCTTGGCGACCCTATCAGGCTACGAGCCACGAGAAGCGCCCAGCCATTCCCGCACAACGCACGATGTTCAACCTCGTGCCGTGCGACAGCGACTTTGAGCGGGAGTTTAGCGACTTTCTGGAGACGGCGCAAGACGTGGTGGCCTTTGCAAAAAATGCCGGCCCCCAGAAGCTGATGCTGGACTATCTGAAGCCGGATGGCCAGCGCGCCTTCTACGTCCCCGACTTTTTCGTGCGCACCGCCCGGGGCGATCGTTATTTGGTGGAACTGAAGGGCCGCCAGGACGAGCTGGTACCGCTCAAGGCCAGTGCCGCTGTGGAATGGTGTAAGACCGCCTCCGCTAAAGGGGCGCGCTGGCATTACCTCTATGTGCCTTATCACCTTTTCCAGCAGGGGGCAGCCACCGCCGTTGCAGAACTTGCGCGCGCCTGCGAGCCATCTTTGAAGGCCCTGCTGGATGAGTGGAAGACCAAGCAGATGTCCTTGCCGCTGGAAGAGGCGACGGCTCAGTCGGAATCCGAAGCCCTGTTTCAACGCGTCCTGCAGGAGGCTGGTATCGTCCAACCACCACCAGAAACGTCCGCCGTGATGCAGCAGGCTGTGAGCCTCTTGGATCACGCGGTGCGCTCACGGCAACCGACGTATGCTCACGCTTTCCAACCGCTCTTGGGCCCGCTCGATGAATTGGCCGTTCGCATTCTGGAGAAATCTCTCAAACCCTCCATTCCTATGGGTGGAGAAGCTTCGGACCGCTTCTTCGACCCAGACCTGAGCCACCTGCCCCAACGTGAACGGGCATTGCTGGAGAAGAATCAGCGCTATCTGCGCGAGAACCTCGTCTTTGGCCGTTATATCCAACGTCTGGGGACGCTGCTCTTTTGCCTGGATTACGCCCATCAGGGCGGGCTGAGTGCCGATGGGATTTGGAGGGCGGTCCATGACGCGTTCTCTGCCCCAGCCTTCAAGGAACTCTACAATCTCCTGGAGCGCGTCAATAAATTCCGCAATACACGGGTAGCCCACGTTGAGACCGAGTTGAACGACGCCGGCGTGGCGTGGGCCGAGATGAAGCTCTGGCTGCAGACGCTCGCGAAGCTGTACGAAGTGGCGAACTGCTAA